A genomic segment from Hypomesus transpacificus isolate Combined female chromosome 13, fHypTra1, whole genome shotgun sequence encodes:
- the a1cf gene encoding APOBEC1 complementation factor isoform X2 yields MEPNHKSGDGLAGMQKEAALRTLIQRTGYQILQENGQRRYGGPPPGWEGPPPERGSEIFVGKLPRDLFEDELVPLCEKFGKIYEVRMMMDFNGNNRGYAFVTFTTKQEAKTAMKQLNNHEIRNGRLLGVCASVDNCRLFVGGIPKTKKREEILAEMRKVTEGVMEVIVYPSAADKTKNRGFAFVEYDSHRAAAMARRKLLPGRIQLWGHAIAVDWAEPEVEVDEDTMATVKILYVRNLMLATTEETIEKEFNSIKPGAVERVKKIRDYAFVHFTHREDAIKAMTALNGKLVDSSPIEVTLAKPVDKDSYVRYTRGTGGRGGPLLQGEYAYTLGQVYDPTAAYLGAPVFYAPQAYAALPNQFRFPTAKGHVGGRGLVRTSSIRGAAGVRGMGGRGYLAYAGVGRGCAGYQLKADKRPDDKLFDLLPGMELTPLNTVALKPPGMKHAPQILEDVCQKNNWGQPVYQLHSALGHDQRQLFLYKVTIPALATQYPNVHPFTPSKLCAAVDEAKVHAAEHALQTLGLQTEGAAEATAAAAAAAFSGYTLASPSASVAASQLKQAVSLGQDLTAYATYEGYPAFAVATRGDGYGVF; encoded by the exons gagaATGGTCAGCGGAGGTATGGAGGACCTCCGCCGGGCTGGGAGGGCCCCCCCCCAGAGCGAGGCAGTGAGATCTTCGTGGGGAAGCTGCCCAGAGACCTGTTTGAGGACGAGCTGGTGCCCCTCTGTGAGAAG tttgGGAAGATCTACgaggtgaggatgatgatggacTTCAACGGCAACAACCGGGGCTACGCCTTCGTCACCTTCACCACCAAGCAGGAGGCCAAGACCGCCATGAAGCAGCTCAACAACCACGAGATCAG GAACGGTCGTCTGCTGGGCGTGTGCGCCAGCGTGGACAACTGCCGTCTGTTCGTGGGCGGGATCCCCAAGaccaagaagagggaggagatccTGGCCGAGATGAGGAAGGTCACCGAGGGGGTCATGGAGGTCATCGTGTACCCGAGCGCCGCTGACAAGACCAAGAACCGTGGCTTCGCCTTTGTGGAGTACGATAGTCACCGTGCTGCAGCCATGGCCCGCAGGAAGCTGTTGCCAG GCAGGATCCAGCTGTGGGGTCACGCCATCGCCGTGGACTGGGCGGAgccagaggtggaggtggacgaGGATACCATGGCGACGGTGAAGATCCTATACGTGAGGAACCTGATGCTGGCCACCACCGAAGAAACCATAGAGAAGGAGTTTAACAGCATCAAGCCag gtgcagtGGAGAGGGTGAAGAAGATCAGGGACTACGCCTTCGTCCATTTCACCCACAGAGAAGACGCCATCAAGGCCATGACCGCCCTCAACGGCAAG TTGGTGGACAGCTCTCCCATCGAGGTGACCCTGGCCAAGCCAGTGGACAAGGACAGCTATGTGCGCTACACTCGGGGGACGGGGGGCCGCGGgggccccctcctccagggggaGTATGCCTACACACTGGGCCAGGTGTATGACCCCACCGCCGCCTACCTCGGGGCGCCGGTCTTCTACGCCCCCCAGGCCTACGCCGCCCTCCCGAACCAGTTCCGCTTCCCCACTGCCAAGGGTCACGTGGGCGGGCGCGGTCTGGTCCGGACGTCTTCTATCAGAG GGGCGGCCGGCGTGCGGGGCatgggggggcggggctacCTGGCCTATGCTGGCGTGGGGCGTGGCTGTGCCGGCTACCAGCTGAAGGCTGATAAGAGGCCGGACGACAAGCTGTTTGACCTGCTTCCAGGAATGGAGCTCACCCCCTTGAACACAGTGGCCCTGAAACCTCCTGGGATGAAACACGctccacag ATTCTGGAGGATGTTTGTCAGAAGAACAACTGGGGTCAGCCAGTCTACCAGCTCCACTCTGCTCTCGGACACGACCAGCGGCAGCTGTTCCTTTAtaaggtcaccatcccagccctcGCCACCCAGTACCCCAACGT ACACCCATTCACCCCGTCCAAACTGTGTGCGGCGGTGGACGAGGCCAAGGTGCACGCGGCCGAGCACGCCCTGCAGACCCTGGGGCTGCAGACAGAGGGCGCCGCAGAGGCCACCGCCGCAGCCGCAGCCGCCGCCTTCTCAG GTTACACCCTGGCCAGCCCCTCTGCCTCTGTGGCTGCCTCACAGCTCAAACAGGCCGTGTCGCTGGGCCAGGATCTCACGGCCTACGCCACCTATGAAGGGTACCCGGCCTTCGCCGTGGCAACCCGAGGAGACGGCTACGGGGTGTTCTGA
- the sgms1b gene encoding phosphatidylcholine:ceramide cholinephosphotransferase 1 — MKAVAHWSSEEVVQWLSDEGMQEYTDALRLLDGRGLLQLSRANFLSPPLSLVTSDGGKQLMDRVETLRIEHHIQSHKNGHANGHARPHAPLAPPPGAAGQAGPDDGKPQRNGAVNGFHKGRVLIQIPAAGAGEALRSPLPSEWGKTGVALVYAMICFVSTTVMISVVHERVPPKEDTPPLPDKFFDLFGRVEWAFTICEVNGMLLVGLWLLQLLLLKYRSIVGRRFFFIVGTLYLYRCVTMYITTLPVPGMHFKCSPKLFGDRLSQMRRVMQMIAGGGLTITGSHHMCGDYLYSGHTVMLTLTYLFIREYSPKRFWWYHWICWALCAVGLFCILLAHDHYSIDVVVAYYITTRLFWWYHTMANQQVLKEASQSNFLARVWWYRFFLYLELNVHCIVPRNYQLPLSWRHAHRSQAKYSRLETECP; from the exons ATGAAGGCCGTGGCTCACTGGTCGAGCGAGGAGGTGGTCCAATGGCTGAGCGACGAGGGCATGCAGGAGTACACAGACGCACTGCGCCTCCTGGATGGGCGGGGCTTGCTCCAGCTGTCTCGCGCCAACTTCCTGTCCCCGCCCCTCTCCCTGGTGACGTCAGACGGAGGGAAGCAGCTCATGGACAGGGTGGAGACCCTCCGCATCGAGCACCACATCCAGTCGCACAAGAACGGCCACGCCAACGGCCACGCCCGCCCACACGCGCCCCTCGCCCCGCCCCCGGGCGCCGCCGGGCAGGCTGGCCCCGACGACGGCAAGCCGCAGAGGAACGGCGCCGTCAACGGCTTCCACAAGGGCCGCGTCCTCATCCAGATCCCGGCGGCGGGGGCGGGCGAGGCCCTGCGCTCGCCGCTGCCCAGCGAGTGGGGAAAGACGGGCGTGGCGCTGGTGTACGCCATGATCTGCTTCGTGTCCACCACGGTGATGATCTCGGTGGTCCACGAGCGCGTGCCCCCCAAGGAGGACACCCCGCCCCTGCCTGACAAGTTCTTCGACCTGTTTGGCCGCGTGGAGTGGGCCTTCACCATCTGCGAGGTCAACGGCATGCTGCTGGTGGGCCTgtggctgctgcagctgctcctgCTCAAGTACAg GTCCATCGTAGGCCGCAGGTTCTTCTTCATCGTGGGCACCCTCTACCTCTACAGGTGTGTCACCATGTACatcaccaccctgcctgtgccTGGCATGCACTTCAAGTGCTCCCCCaag ctgTTTGGAGATAGGCTGTCCCAGATGCGGAGGGTGATGCAGATGATAGCGGGAGGAGGTCTGACCATCACAGGGTCTCACCACATGTGTGGAGACTATCTCTACAGCGGACACACCGTCATGCTCACTCTCACCTACCTCTTCATCCGGGAGT actCTCCCAAGAGGTTCTGGTGGTACCACTGGATCTGCTGGGCCCTGTGTGCTGTGGGCCTGTTCTGCATCCTGCTGGCCCACGACCATTATTCCATAGACGTGGTGGTGGCCTACTACATCACCACCCGTCTCTTCTGGTGGTACCACACCATGGCCAACCAGCAG GTTCTGAAGGAGGCGTCGCAGAGCAACTTCCTGGCCAGGGTGTGGTGGTACCGCTTCTTCCTGTACCTGGAGCTCAACGTCCACTGCATCGTGCCGCGCAACTACCAGCTGCCGCTGTCGTGGCGACATGCCCACAGGAGCCAGGCCAAGTACAGCAGGCTGGAGACCGAGTGCCCgtga
- the asah2 gene encoding LOW QUALITY PROTEIN: neutral ceramidase (The sequence of the model RefSeq protein was modified relative to this genomic sequence to represent the inferred CDS: deleted 2 bases in 2 codons), with amino-acid sequence MSVKKGCCRLTRLEATLAVLFIIMTEMSVSLIAVMATGWNDRSTPPQESPYLIGVGRADCTGPPADIPPGEMGYATLDQTAGGIHTRLYSRAFIVDDGRKRVVFITADIGMVSQRLRLEVLNELKVKYGSLYRQDNVVMSGTHTHSGLAGYFQYTLFMITSKGYIKPSAQAIVNGIVKSVDIAHRNMKPGRLFMNKGELEENSRNRSPHSYLNNPEEERGRYTTNTDKQVVVLKFTDLDGDGMGMISWFAVHGVSMNMTNRMVSSDNMGYASYIMEQDKNIGSLPGEGPFVAGFSSSNLGDVSPNIRGPVCVNTGEACDYLNSSCPVGGTKVCLSAGPGGDMFESTRIIGENIYKKAKDLYSKADQELQGFIHAAHQWVNMTDVTVQINATHTARTCKPALGHSFAAGTTDGGGDLNFTQGAVEGDPFWDGIRDALLGSPSNETQDCHRPKPILFNTGEMNWPLPWHPQIVDVQVITIGPLAVVAIPGEMTTMSGRRLREAVKQELQSQGSFKDTEVVLAGLSNIYTHYITTYEEYQIQRYEGASTIFGPHTLSAYVQKFRGLARAIAEGREENLPAGPEPPLFTGSPLFNLLPVAGVDRKPVNTSFGEVLEQVNPFYTLGDIVSVTFVAGNPRHSGDIRDKTFITVEKFHNKTSSWEVVHTDASWETRFYWLKGADQHSNTTVEWHVPRSAQTGSYRIRHFGHFKERKGFITTITPYEGTSDIFRISQKTWWYV; translated from the exons ATGTCTGTGAAGAAGGGATGCTGTCGGCTGACCAGGCTGGAGGCCACCCTGGCggtcctcttcatcatcatgaCC GAGATGTCCGTGAGCTTGATCGCCGTCATGGCAACGGGCTGGAATGACCGATCAA CCCCGCCTCAGGAGAGCCCCTACCTGATTGGGGTGGGCAGGGCGGACTGCACTGGCCCCCCCGCCGACATCCCCCCTGgtga aatgGGCTACGCCACTCTTGACCAGACAGCGGGGGGCATCCACACCCGCCTCTACAGCAGAGCCTTCATCGTTGACGACGGGAGGAAGAGGGTGGTCTTCATCACGGCAGACATCGGCATGGTGTCC cagaggctgaggctggag GTGCTGAACGAGCTCAAGGTGAAGTACGGGAGCCTGTACAGACAGGACAACGTGGTGATGagcgggacacacacacactccggccTGGCTGGATACTTCCAGTACACACTCTTCATGATCACCAGCAAAGGATACATCAAACCTTCGGCTCAGGCCATCGTCAACGGGATTGTCAAG AGTGTGGACATAGCCCACAGGAACATGAAGCCAGGGCGGCTCTTCATGAATaaaggagagctggaggagaacagTCGCAACAGGAGCCCACACTCCTACCTCAACaacccagaggaggagaggggcag GTACACCACCAATACAGACAAGCAGGTGGTGGTCCTGAAGTTCACAGATCTGGATGGTGACGGGATGGGCATGATCAG CTGGTTCGCTGTCCACGGTGTCAGTATGAACATGACCAATCGGATGGTGAGCAGTGACAACATGGGATATGCCTCCTACATCATGGAGCAGGATAAGAACATCGGTTCTCTACctggagag GGACCATTTGTGGCAGGGTTTTCTTCCAGTAACCTTGGCGACGTGTCTCCAAACATCAGAGGGCCAGTCTGTGTGAACACTGGAGAGGCTTGTGATTACCTCAACAGCTCCTGTCCTGTTGGAGGG ACTAAGGTGTGTTTATCAGCGGGGCCTGGAGGAGACATGTTTGAAAGCACCCGGATCATAGGAGAGAACATCTACAAGAAGGCCAAG GACCTCTACAGTAAGGCAGATCAGGAGCTGCAAGGTTTCATCCATGCTGCCCACCAGTGGGTCAACATGACGGACGTCACCGTCCAGATCAACGCCACACACACG GCCAGGACCTGCAAGCCTGCCCTGGGACACAGCTTTGCTGCGGGAACCACCGACGGAGGAGGAGACCTCAACTTCACCCAGG GAGCTGTAGAGGGAGACCCGTTTTGGGACGGGATCAGAGACGCTTTGCTCGGGTCTCCCTCCAATGAAACACAAGACTGCCACCGGCCCAAACCCATCCTGTTCAACACAGGGGAG ATGAACTGGCCCCTCCCTTGGCACCCTCAGATCGTTGATGTCCAGGTGATCACCATCGGACCGCTGGCCGTTGTCGCCATACCAGGGGAGATGAC CACCATGTCAGGCAGACGGTTACGAGAGGCCGTGAAACAG gagctgcAGTCCCAGGGGTCTTTCAAGGACACAGAGGTGGTCCTAGCTGGCCTCAGCAACATCTACACCCACTACATTACCACCTACGAAGAGTACCAG ATCCAGCGCTACGAGGGAGCCTCCACCATCTTCGGCCCTCACACCCTGTCGGCCTACGTGCAGAAGTTCAGAGGACTGGCCAGAGCCATCGCAGAG ggcagagaggagaaccTCCCCGCTGGTCCGGAACCCCCGTTGTTCACAGGCAGTCCGCTGTTCAACCTGCTTCCTGTTGCTGGCGTGGACAGGAAGCCCGTCAACACCTCGTTCGGAGAGGTCCTGGAACAGGTTAACCCCTTCTACACACTG GGCGACATTGTCTCTGTGACATTTGTAGCTGGAAACCCTCGACACTCAGGAGACATC AGAGACAAGACCTTCATCACTGTTGAGAAGTTCCACAACAAAACCTCTAGCTGGGAAGTAGTTCACACAGATGCATCTTGGGAAACCAG gTTCTACTGGTTGAAGGGAGCAGACCAGCATAGCAACACCACGGTGGAGTGGCACGTCCCTCGCTCTGCTCAGACAGGCTCCTACAGGATCCGCCATTTTGGACACttcaaggagaggaagggattcATAACGACCATCACTCCCTACGAGGGAACCTCCGACATTTTCAGGATCTCCCAGAAGACTTGGTGGTATGTCTGA
- the a1cf gene encoding APOBEC1 complementation factor isoform X1, which yields MEPNHKSGDGLAGMQKEAALRTLIQRTGYQILQENGQRRYGGPPPGWEGPPPERGSEIFVGKLPRDLFEDELVPLCEKFGKIYEVRMMMDFNGNNRGYAFVTFTTKQEAKTAMKQLNNHEIRNGRLLGVCASVDNCRLFVGGIPKTKKREEILAEMRKVTEGVMEVIVYPSAADKTKNRGFAFVEYDSHRAAAMARRKLLPGRIQLWGHAIAVDWAEPEVEVDEDTMATVKILYVRNLMLATTEETIEKEFNSIKPGAVERVKKIRDYAFVHFTHREDAIKAMTALNGKLVDSSPIEVTLAKPVDKDSYVRYTRGTGGRGGPLLQGEYAYTLGQVYDPTAAYLGAPVFYAPQAYAALPNQFRFPTAKGHVGGRGLVRTSSIRDIYMNIPVGAAGVRGMGGRGYLAYAGVGRGCAGYQLKADKRPDDKLFDLLPGMELTPLNTVALKPPGMKHAPQILEDVCQKNNWGQPVYQLHSALGHDQRQLFLYKVTIPALATQYPNVHPFTPSKLCAAVDEAKVHAAEHALQTLGLQTEGAAEATAAAAAAAFSGYTLASPSASVAASQLKQAVSLGQDLTAYATYEGYPAFAVATRGDGYGVF from the exons gagaATGGTCAGCGGAGGTATGGAGGACCTCCGCCGGGCTGGGAGGGCCCCCCCCCAGAGCGAGGCAGTGAGATCTTCGTGGGGAAGCTGCCCAGAGACCTGTTTGAGGACGAGCTGGTGCCCCTCTGTGAGAAG tttgGGAAGATCTACgaggtgaggatgatgatggacTTCAACGGCAACAACCGGGGCTACGCCTTCGTCACCTTCACCACCAAGCAGGAGGCCAAGACCGCCATGAAGCAGCTCAACAACCACGAGATCAG GAACGGTCGTCTGCTGGGCGTGTGCGCCAGCGTGGACAACTGCCGTCTGTTCGTGGGCGGGATCCCCAAGaccaagaagagggaggagatccTGGCCGAGATGAGGAAGGTCACCGAGGGGGTCATGGAGGTCATCGTGTACCCGAGCGCCGCTGACAAGACCAAGAACCGTGGCTTCGCCTTTGTGGAGTACGATAGTCACCGTGCTGCAGCCATGGCCCGCAGGAAGCTGTTGCCAG GCAGGATCCAGCTGTGGGGTCACGCCATCGCCGTGGACTGGGCGGAgccagaggtggaggtggacgaGGATACCATGGCGACGGTGAAGATCCTATACGTGAGGAACCTGATGCTGGCCACCACCGAAGAAACCATAGAGAAGGAGTTTAACAGCATCAAGCCag gtgcagtGGAGAGGGTGAAGAAGATCAGGGACTACGCCTTCGTCCATTTCACCCACAGAGAAGACGCCATCAAGGCCATGACCGCCCTCAACGGCAAG TTGGTGGACAGCTCTCCCATCGAGGTGACCCTGGCCAAGCCAGTGGACAAGGACAGCTATGTGCGCTACACTCGGGGGACGGGGGGCCGCGGgggccccctcctccagggggaGTATGCCTACACACTGGGCCAGGTGTATGACCCCACCGCCGCCTACCTCGGGGCGCCGGTCTTCTACGCCCCCCAGGCCTACGCCGCCCTCCCGAACCAGTTCCGCTTCCCCACTGCCAAGGGTCACGTGGGCGGGCGCGGTCTGGTCCGGACGTCTTCTATCAGAG ACATTTACATGAATATACCTGTAGGGGCGGCCGGCGTGCGGGGCatgggggggcggggctacCTGGCCTATGCTGGCGTGGGGCGTGGCTGTGCCGGCTACCAGCTGAAGGCTGATAAGAGGCCGGACGACAAGCTGTTTGACCTGCTTCCAGGAATGGAGCTCACCCCCTTGAACACAGTGGCCCTGAAACCTCCTGGGATGAAACACGctccacag ATTCTGGAGGATGTTTGTCAGAAGAACAACTGGGGTCAGCCAGTCTACCAGCTCCACTCTGCTCTCGGACACGACCAGCGGCAGCTGTTCCTTTAtaaggtcaccatcccagccctcGCCACCCAGTACCCCAACGT ACACCCATTCACCCCGTCCAAACTGTGTGCGGCGGTGGACGAGGCCAAGGTGCACGCGGCCGAGCACGCCCTGCAGACCCTGGGGCTGCAGACAGAGGGCGCCGCAGAGGCCACCGCCGCAGCCGCAGCCGCCGCCTTCTCAG GTTACACCCTGGCCAGCCCCTCTGCCTCTGTGGCTGCCTCACAGCTCAAACAGGCCGTGTCGCTGGGCCAGGATCTCACGGCCTACGCCACCTATGAAGGGTACCCGGCCTTCGCCGTGGCAACCCGAGGAGACGGCTACGGGGTGTTCTGA
- the minpp1b gene encoding multiple inositol polyphosphate phosphatase 1b, with protein sequence MTPVFSKQSLIFKQSLILTTFSLVLTRLSYCSIAKANVDLNIPLIANYFGTKGRYEDVNPYLRDNILAVNKSRPPSSDCSAIHLTAIIRHGTRYPTTKNIKKIHRLYDLVVNEASSTEKWLEHIQTEWKMWYTEDMDGKLVQKGRDDHRHLAIRLATMFPSLVSEENLRSGRIKFTTSSKHRCVDSIEAFQAGLLNLWKVKDVGQLHEIDDELMRFFDKCQRFVEGVENNPSALMEVKLFKASAAMQKVQKKMADRLRAPYSLVTPAMVEAAFFLCSYEFAIKSLHSPWCQLFDEEDALVLEYKNDLKQYWKRGYGHDINRKSSCTLFHNLFNRLDLITHQHRLGQVSEAVTVQVGHGETLLPLLSLLGFFRDVTPLTAANFLSQSERAFRTSRIVPYAANLLLVLYECGEGPRLQVLLNERPVTFPGMKEPAPLYREVRERYGALLQGCDFHRECGVTPPRHTEPHHHPPSHNSEL encoded by the exons ATGACTCCTGTATTTTCCAAACAAAGTTTGATTTTCAAACAAAGTTTGATTTTGACCACTTTCAGTCTTGTGTTGACTCGCCTATCTTACTGTTCTATTGCTAAAGCCAATGTTGATTTAAACATACCACTAATAGCTAACTACTTCGGGACAAAAGGCAGGTATGAGGACGTTAACCCATATCTCAGAGACAACATCCTGGCCGTTAATAAATCGAGACCACCTTCCTCCGATTGCAGTGCGATACATCTGACAGCTATTATTCGGCATGGGACGCGGTATCCAACTACCAAAAACATCAAGAAGATACACCGACTGTACGACCTCGTGGTAAACGAAGCATCAAGCACCGAGAAGTGGCTGGAACATATCCAAACTGAATGGAAGATGTGGTACACGGAGGACATGGACGGCAAACTGGTGCAGAAGGGAAGAGACGACCACAGACACCTAGCTATCAGGCTGGCAACCATGTTCCCCTCACTGGTGTCGGAGGAAAACCTACGAAGTGGACGCATTAAGTTCACCACCAGCTCCAAACACAGATGTGTTGACAGCATTGAAGCATTCCAGGCCGGTTTGCTCAACCTCTGGAAGGTGAAAG ATGTTGGACAACTGCACGAGATCGACGACGAGCTGATGCGTTTTTTCGACAAGTGTCAGAGGtttgtggagggtgtggagaaCAACCCGAGCGCCCTGATGGAGGTGAAGCTGTTCAAGGCCTCCGCAGCCATGCAGAAGGTACAGAAGAAGATGGCCGACCGCCTGCGAGCTCCCTACAGCCTCGTCACCCCGG CTATGGTGGAGGCAGCCTTCTTCCTCTGCTCCTATGAGTTCGCCATCAagtccctccactccccctggTGTCAGCTCTTCGATGAAGAAGATGCCTTG GTGCTGGAGTACAAGAATGACCTGAAGCAGTACTGGAAGAGAGGCTATGGTCACGACATCAACCGCAAATCCAGCTGCACTCTCTTCCACAACCTGTTCAACCGCCTGGACCTAATTACACATCAGCACAG gttggGCCAGGTGTCGGAGGCGGTCACTGTCCAGGTGGGCCACGGCGagaccctcctccccctgctctccctcctgggCTTCTTCCGAGACGTGACCCCCCTCACGGCCGCCAACTTTCTGTCCCAGAGCGAGCGCGCTTTCCGCACCAGCCGTATCGTCCCCTACGCCGCCAACCTGCTGTTGGTGCTGTACGAGTGTGGCGAGGGCCCGCGCCTGCAGGTCCTGCTCAACGAGAGGCCCGTGACCTTCCCCGGGATGAAGGAACCGGCCCCGTTGTACCGGGAGGTCAGGGAGCGCTATGGAGCCCTGCTGCAGGGCTGCGACTTCCACCGGGAGTGTGGCGTGACCCCACCCCGACACACcgagccccaccaccacccacccagTCACAACTCTGAACTGTGA